The following coding sequences lie in one Criblamydia sequanensis CRIB-18 genomic window:
- the typA gene encoding translational GTPase TypA — translation MPLPQKIRNVAIIAHIDHGKTTLLDSLLNQSKLFRDNQDMGERMMDSYDQEKERGITIFAKHTSLPFDDYKINIIDTPGHADFSGEVERILGMVNSVLLLVDAQEGPMPQTRFVLSKALQMGLRPIVVVNKVDRPHADPDRVLNETFDLFTELGATDEQLDFKFCYASGLTGFAKKHLEDASIDMRPLFELIVEAVPAPQGDPSHPFLMQALTISYDDFVGRQACGRILDGTVKKGQNLALTNVSGKPIFFSVTRIQSHLGLNKVELDEASAGDIVIISGMPDVTIGDTLSDAKEVVQLPPINIGEPTLSVEISVNNSPFVGKSGKNVTMNKIRDRLEKEKKANISLKIETDANDNDRITVSGRGELHLAVLIEAMRRESFEFSVSKPRVITQEIDGVKHEPIEKVYVEVPEVYSGQVIEELSRKKGEMQHLSTTEHGITKMEFLIPTRGLMGYRNDFLTVTRGLGILTSIFEGYAPWKGPLKGRLRGVMISGCAGKTNGFACFNLQERGTLFVKPGDEVYEGMIVGENSRDNDLIVNVTKAKQLTNVRASGSDENIILTPPLQMTLEQAINYIEDDELVEVTPSEIRLRKRVLNETDRKRKERGL, via the coding sequence ATGCCTCTACCTCAAAAAATACGTAATGTTGCCATTATTGCTCACATTGACCACGGCAAAACGACATTATTAGACAGCCTTCTTAATCAGTCCAAACTCTTCCGTGATAACCAAGACATGGGTGAGAGAATGATGGATTCCTACGACCAAGAAAAAGAGCGAGGCATCACCATCTTCGCAAAACACACCTCTCTTCCCTTCGATGATTATAAAATCAATATCATCGATACCCCTGGACACGCGGACTTTTCCGGTGAAGTCGAGAGGATTTTAGGGATGGTCAATTCCGTCCTTTTACTTGTTGATGCGCAAGAAGGCCCCATGCCGCAGACCCGATTTGTCTTGTCAAAAGCCTTGCAAATGGGATTAAGGCCGATTGTTGTTGTTAACAAAGTAGACAGGCCTCACGCAGACCCGGATAGGGTATTAAATGAAACTTTTGATCTTTTTACAGAGCTTGGCGCAACCGATGAGCAACTAGACTTTAAATTCTGTTATGCCTCGGGCCTTACCGGCTTTGCTAAAAAGCACCTGGAAGATGCGTCAATAGATATGAGGCCTCTTTTTGAACTGATTGTAGAAGCAGTTCCGGCGCCTCAAGGTGACCCCTCACATCCCTTTTTAATGCAAGCTTTAACCATCAGTTATGATGATTTCGTTGGAAGACAAGCCTGCGGTAGAATTCTTGATGGAACTGTAAAAAAAGGGCAGAATCTTGCTTTGACAAATGTTTCCGGAAAACCTATTTTCTTTTCAGTGACCCGCATACAGAGCCATCTTGGCCTTAATAAGGTAGAACTTGATGAAGCTTCAGCCGGCGATATTGTGATTATCTCCGGAATGCCGGATGTAACAATCGGCGACACTCTATCCGATGCAAAAGAGGTGGTTCAGCTCCCCCCGATCAATATCGGAGAGCCTACTTTATCTGTTGAAATATCAGTTAATAATAGCCCCTTTGTCGGAAAAAGCGGAAAGAACGTGACCATGAATAAGATTCGTGACCGTTTAGAAAAAGAAAAGAAGGCTAATATCTCCTTGAAAATTGAAACGGACGCGAATGACAACGATCGCATAACTGTCTCAGGCAGAGGCGAATTACACCTTGCTGTTTTAATTGAAGCCATGAGACGTGAAAGTTTTGAATTTAGCGTCTCAAAACCTCGCGTGATTACACAAGAAATTGACGGGGTTAAGCATGAGCCGATTGAAAAGGTTTACGTAGAAGTGCCTGAAGTTTATTCAGGCCAAGTCATCGAGGAGCTCTCCCGTAAAAAAGGAGAGATGCAGCATCTTAGCACAACCGAGCATGGCATCACAAAAATGGAGTTTCTAATTCCGACAAGAGGTTTGATGGGCTACCGGAATGACTTTTTAACGGTAACAAGAGGTCTTGGCATCTTAACTTCAATTTTCGAAGGTTATGCTCCTTGGAAAGGCCCGCTAAAGGGACGTCTTAGAGGAGTTATGATTTCAGGCTGCGCCGGCAAAACAAACGGCTTCGCCTGCTTTAACTTGCAAGAGAGAGGCACCCTCTTTGTAAAACCTGGCGATGAAGTCTATGAAGGCATGATAGTCGGTGAAAATAGCCGGGATAATGACCTAATTGTCAACGTGACAAAAGCAAAGCAGCTTACTAACGTTCGAGCTTCAGGTTCTGATGAAAACATTATTTTAACCCCGCCTCTTCAAATGACTTTAGAGCAAGCCATCAACTACATTGAAGATGATGAATTAGTTGAGGTCACCCCCTCTGAAATCCGTTTAAGAAAACGAGTCTTAAATGAAACGGATAGAAAGCGAAAAGAGCGCGGTCTATAA
- a CDS encoding glycosyltransferase — protein MEPSKKDEKLRVLYLIQEYPQLSQTYVHEEVESLKNDYDIKILTWKRPNLLRKDPHPYEFIERPDQFLAKALAFKPHIMHSHYFHQIEVLEGMARQLRVPYTLRTHSFDILKPKQEKLAYLAKITHSPYCLRVLCFPDFKERLLNLGIPEDKLFSSWPVVNCKIFYNPEKPATKHKIMNVGAALDKKNYKGFIDLASLMQGSGNEFNLYVMGYEKDKLVAYNESKGRPVKTITSVEYREMPAVYRAHDWLVYTGDPSLNTIGLPMAVAEAQSSGIGVCLQEMPGRKEALLDYLGGAGFLFKTVEELPEILSKPYPDEMRLKGLENAKKSDINVHKILLTEVWDRLNKP, from the coding sequence ATGGAACCTTCTAAAAAAGACGAAAAGCTGCGCGTGCTTTATCTGATTCAGGAATACCCCCAGTTATCGCAAACTTATGTCCATGAAGAGGTTGAAAGTCTTAAAAACGACTATGACATCAAGATTTTAACTTGGAAGAGGCCAAACCTTTTAAGAAAAGACCCTCACCCTTACGAGTTTATCGAACGTCCCGACCAGTTTCTGGCAAAAGCTTTAGCTTTTAAGCCTCATATCATGCATTCGCATTATTTTCATCAAATTGAAGTTCTTGAAGGCATGGCAAGACAGCTTAGAGTTCCCTATACTTTAAGAACCCACTCTTTCGATATCTTAAAGCCCAAGCAAGAAAAACTAGCCTATCTAGCTAAGATCACACATTCTCCTTATTGTCTTCGCGTCCTTTGCTTTCCTGACTTTAAAGAGCGCCTTTTAAATCTTGGCATCCCGGAAGACAAGCTTTTTTCTTCTTGGCCTGTAGTTAACTGCAAAATTTTTTATAATCCCGAGAAACCTGCAACCAAGCATAAAATCATGAATGTCGGGGCCGCCCTGGATAAAAAAAATTATAAGGGTTTTATAGATTTGGCAAGCCTTATGCAAGGGAGCGGCAATGAATTCAATTTGTATGTCATGGGTTATGAAAAAGACAAACTTGTAGCATATAACGAGTCCAAAGGCCGTCCTGTAAAAACGATCACTTCTGTTGAATATCGGGAAATGCCGGCTGTTTATAGAGCCCACGACTGGCTAGTATATACAGGGGATCCCTCCTTAAATACGATCGGTCTTCCCATGGCGGTTGCTGAAGCGCAAAGCTCGGGGATTGGAGTTTGCTTGCAGGAAATGCCCGGGCGAAAGGAAGCTCTTTTAGACTATCTTGGAGGAGCAGGCTTCTTATTTAAAACAGTGGAGGAGCTGCCTGAAATTTTATCAAAGCCCTATCCTGATGAGATGCGCTTAAAAGGACTTGAGAACGCAAAAAAAAGCGATATTAATGTCCATAAAATTCTTCTAACAGAAGTCTGGGATCGTTTAAATAAGCCTTAA